Proteins encoded by one window of Fischerella sp. PCC 9605:
- a CDS encoding RHS repeat-associated core domain-containing protein, which yields MARTLGNAVPSTVENPLVPGEEDPGSDTPNMPTTPVTPDTPRAIIGTVGSIEISISSPSSIIADGTDEVTVNYRNTGDTEAIAPLLNLEATGALLRPNDQEEFTESQIQFLAIDYEGQAGVLAPGARSSFTVEFMPDGTNDEALNFTVSRIDPDETINWEEFREDLKPNYLTDEAWNVIYDNFTASIGTTAGDYQEVLVDNANYLSELGEYVADANRLVGFEFQQASDYQALAQRYSLGSFGRGRFFIGDLEAIADEDGNVSIEVAGTLRFFTLQEDGSYSPATGDYGTLTLEGESYRLEEQNGIVTVFRQNGSLDYIEDPNGNRISAEYSNGQLSSLLFDNGENLTFTYSGDRITSVTDSTGRTNSYSYDETGELLLSVTTPGNEISFTYDDNFALTSVTNSNGTQATFEYDERGRLIEESFNAGAESITYSYDDNGGVTITNASGATTEISLNSRGQVSQIQDALGRTFSVSYDTLGNPIRITAPDNSTLTSTYDDQGNLLSQINALGQRTEFTYEPNFELLESVTDPRGNAISYDYDELGNLVQIEYADGSSESFSYDEKGNVVCSLNRRGEEITYRYNPRGQLLQQENADGTLLEYTYDSRGNLTSAIDSNSGTTTFEYDDSDRLTQITDANGRCLTYTYDAGSRRTSISDNNGNTVNYTYDDAGRLASLTDGEDNLIVSYTYDDVGRLVREDKGNGTYTTYAYDPASQLTSLVNYAPDESINSRFDYSYDKLGRQVGVSTLDGDWTYTYDATSQLTGAVFDSTNPEIPDQNLSYTYDAAGNRIQTVNNGETTEYNTNNLNQYETAGDVVYDYDADGNLISKTEGNEVTTYEYNSENLLVKVVEPNGVETEYEYDALGNRIATIYDGDRTEYLIDPFGLGDVVGEYDEEGNLVANYAHGLGLESRTDESNATAFYDFNDLGSTVSLTDSEGQTLNQYAYAPFGQEVQKTEVIANPFEFVGEFGVTEEPNGLDFMRARYYDSLLGRFTSPDPIGLAGGDTNLYRYTFNSPVNYIDPSGEIPAVVLLPLIGAGSEVAFSVVDSLARGERVTVGQVIGAAFKGAVIGLFGPGVGTAGSLLGRAVARNISTTIGREVSDSTFGVIQGSAIALTAYGLDLSGSLIGTIVEAELTGDFENLNSLSDLESLLRGSIFGTIGFGSGTSISPLSTDIILAYSEIGIFAESAASVFGGVVSRVLEAQDPFRKIGNAITDIFSDLIPPAPGIPSAPGESPVFPIIAGLIPFAPDNLARSKGEPHLTTFDGVGYDFQGAGEFTLVESLDGDFNVQVRYVQIDDNVTVASAVATEVDGQNVVIDSEGIEFVDAEGNPVEEGGIPQVTRFISGGEAAVTIDGEAVSIPSGASIEVGNSRIYRSGSGRYTIVYAGEDGVVNDGDDQLVVNYTRPGTISIVDVYLGDEKQGQITGLLGNLDGNPDNDVALRDGTVLPRPLEFDRLYGEYRDDYRVSSIDESLFTYESGQNPNTFYNPNFPEEPYTYADLSPALKAIGDAAALEAGYEPGTYAFESAAFDFAVTRDPAFLERSETDPTANGVAIIDSGDGGIGTGTASIQGIKFNDLNGNGVRDTELVQGENPDVLFVIDVSRSTTQESFQGTSVGNVNADVFTDTILDAEIAGFIALNQRLIEQGLGDKVNVGIISFSGSASQKDLDLQADGIQITTTPNADTDGNGTPDVEDVLSSLVSITSTNFERALQTSEAFFNSLGTEPGNGNLIFLSDGENEIGGTFDDEVERLNNLGVNLSAFGAGESASLEDLQIIDPDAEIFTSTDELLDVFAGLNNTVGGGDSQSLLEPGLEGVSIYLDLNENGVLDDGEPSQVTDENGQYLFTNLAAGTYTVREVVPDGSFQTAPIDEQFTIELGVGETIEEINFGNTVDSFVNLIFNSQTDIPNLIVANTTGSGV from the coding sequence ATGGCAAGAACATTAGGTAACGCTGTTCCAAGCACAGTAGAAAACCCTCTTGTACCAGGTGAAGAAGATCCTGGTTCCGATACGCCAAATATGCCCACTACGCCAGTCACACCCGACACACCAAGGGCAATCATCGGTACGGTCGGTTCGATTGAAATATCTATTTCCTCTCCTAGCAGCATTATTGCCGATGGTACGGACGAAGTTACCGTAAACTATCGCAATACTGGCGATACTGAAGCGATCGCCCCTCTATTAAATTTAGAAGCAACGGGAGCGTTGTTGCGTCCCAATGACCAGGAAGAATTTACCGAAAGTCAGATTCAATTCCTAGCGATCGATTACGAGGGTCAAGCTGGAGTATTAGCTCCTGGGGCGAGAAGTAGCTTTACCGTAGAGTTTATGCCCGACGGTACAAATGATGAGGCGCTCAATTTTACCGTTAGCAGGATCGATCCCGATGAAACGATTAACTGGGAAGAGTTTCGGGAAGATTTAAAACCCAATTACTTAACCGACGAAGCCTGGAATGTTATCTACGACAACTTCACTGCTTCTATTGGCACTACGGCAGGTGACTATCAAGAGGTTTTGGTCGATAACGCTAATTATCTTTCCGAGTTGGGAGAATATGTTGCCGATGCCAATCGCTTAGTAGGGTTTGAGTTTCAACAAGCTAGCGACTATCAGGCTTTGGCTCAACGTTACAGCTTGGGTTCTTTCGGTCGCGGTCGCTTTTTTATTGGCGATCTTGAGGCGATCGCCGATGAAGACGGCAATGTTTCTATCGAAGTTGCTGGAACGCTGAGATTTTTCACCCTACAGGAAGACGGTAGTTATTCACCTGCAACTGGTGACTATGGTACTCTCACCCTTGAAGGTGAAAGTTATCGCTTAGAAGAACAGAATGGAATTGTAACCGTCTTTCGTCAGAATGGTAGTCTGGATTACATCGAAGATCCTAATGGTAATCGAATTAGTGCCGAGTATAGCAATGGTCAGTTAAGTAGCTTACTTTTCGATAATGGAGAGAATCTCACCTTTACCTATAGCGGCGATCGCATTACCAGCGTTACCGACTCTACAGGGCGTACTAATAGCTACAGCTATGATGAAACAGGAGAACTGTTACTCAGCGTTACTACTCCTGGAAATGAGATTAGCTTCACCTACGATGACAATTTTGCGCTCACCTCTGTTACCAATAGTAACGGTACGCAAGCGACTTTTGAATATGACGAACGCGGTCGGTTAATCGAAGAAAGTTTTAACGCAGGCGCGGAAAGCATTACCTATAGCTACGACGATAACGGCGGTGTAACAATTACTAATGCTAGCGGGGCAACTACAGAAATCTCCCTAAACTCTCGCGGTCAAGTGAGCCAAATACAAGATGCTTTAGGTCGCACTTTCAGCGTTAGTTACGATACATTGGGCAATCCAATCAGAATAACTGCTCCCGATAATAGCACTCTCACTTCTACTTACGATGACCAAGGCAATCTTCTCAGTCAGATTAATGCTTTAGGACAAAGAACGGAGTTTACCTACGAACCCAATTTTGAGCTATTAGAGAGCGTTACCGATCCTCGCGGCAATGCTATCTCTTACGATTACGACGAATTGGGTAACTTGGTACAGATTGAGTATGCTGACGGCAGCAGCGAAAGTTTTAGCTACGACGAAAAAGGAAATGTCGTTTGCTCGCTCAATCGTCGCGGTGAAGAGATTACCTATAGATATAACCCACGAGGTCAACTTCTGCAACAGGAAAATGCCGACGGGACGCTTCTGGAATATACCTACGACAGCAGAGGCAATTTAACTTCAGCCATTGATAGTAATAGCGGTACTACTACTTTTGAATACGATGACAGCGATCGCCTGACTCAAATTACCGATGCCAATGGACGCTGTTTAACCTACACTTACGATGCTGGCAGCCGCCGCACTAGCATTAGTGATAATAATGGCAATACAGTTAACTACACTTACGATGATGCCGGTCGATTGGCTAGTTTGACCGATGGAGAAGATAATCTAATAGTTAGCTATACTTACGACGATGTTGGTCGCTTAGTCAGAGAAGACAAAGGAAATGGCACTTATACGACTTATGCCTATGACCCTGCTAGTCAATTAACTAGTTTGGTCAACTACGCGCCGGATGAATCGATTAACTCTCGCTTTGACTACAGTTACGACAAATTAGGACGGCAGGTAGGAGTCAGCACTCTCGATGGGGATTGGACTTACACTTATGATGCTACTAGTCAGTTGACTGGGGCAGTATTTGACTCGACCAATCCCGAAATTCCTGACCAAAACCTGAGCTATACTTACGATGCTGCGGGCAACCGCATTCAAACTGTAAATAATGGCGAAACGACAGAATACAATACTAACAATCTCAACCAATACGAAACTGCGGGAGATGTAGTTTACGATTATGATGCCGACGGCAATTTAATTTCTAAAACCGAAGGCAACGAGGTTACGACTTACGAATACAATAGCGAAAATCTTCTGGTTAAAGTAGTCGAACCGAATGGGGTAGAAACCGAGTATGAATACGATGCGCTCGGAAACCGAATTGCCACAATTTATGATGGCGATCGCACTGAATACCTCATCGATCCCTTTGGTTTGGGGGACGTTGTTGGAGAATACGATGAGGAAGGTAATTTAGTTGCCAACTACGCTCACGGTTTGGGTTTGGAAAGCCGTACTGATGAAAGTAACGCTACTGCTTTCTATGACTTTAACGATCTTGGGTCTACCGTCAGCCTAACTGATTCAGAAGGTCAAACTCTTAATCAGTACGCCTATGCACCTTTTGGTCAAGAAGTACAAAAAACGGAGGTGATTGCGAACCCGTTTGAGTTTGTAGGCGAGTTTGGGGTGACGGAAGAACCCAACGGACTCGATTTTATGCGGGCGAGGTATTACGACAGCCTTTTAGGGCGTTTTACTTCCCCCGATCCGATTGGTTTGGCAGGGGGAGATACTAACCTGTATCGGTATACGTTTAATAGTCCGGTTAACTATATCGATCCTTCAGGAGAAATCCCGGCAGTTGTGCTTTTACCATTAATCGGAGCTGGTTCTGAAGTTGCATTTAGTGTAGTTGATTCTCTTGCTCGTGGAGAAAGAGTGACCGTAGGACAAGTTATAGGTGCTGCTTTCAAAGGTGCTGTTATAGGATTATTTGGACCTGGGGTAGGAACGGCAGGGAGTTTACTAGGTAGAGCTGTTGCTAGAAATATTTCTACAACAATAGGTAGAGAAGTCAGTGATAGTACATTTGGAGTTATTCAAGGTTCAGCAATTGCTCTTACTGCATATGGGCTTGATTTGTCTGGAAGTCTGATAGGAACTATTGTAGAAGCCGAGCTAACTGGAGATTTTGAGAATCTTAATAGTTTAAGTGACCTGGAAAGTTTATTACGTGGATCAATATTTGGGACAATTGGGTTTGGCTCAGGTACTTCTATTAGCCCTTTATCAACTGATATAATATTAGCGTACAGCGAAATAGGTATTTTTGCCGAATCTGCTGCCAGTGTCTTTGGCGGAGTAGTAAGTCGAGTGCTTGAAGCACAAGACCCATTTCGTAAAATCGGCAATGCTATTACGGATATCTTTAGCGATCTAATTCCTCCTGCTCCTGGGATTCCTTCTGCCCCTGGCGAAAGTCCAGTATTTCCAATTATTGCTGGTCTAATTCCTTTTGCTCCCGACAATCTAGCTCGTTCTAAAGGAGAACCCCATTTAACCACCTTTGATGGTGTTGGTTACGACTTTCAGGGAGCTGGAGAGTTTACCTTAGTCGAATCTCTCGACGGCGACTTTAACGTTCAAGTCCGCTACGTGCAAATCGATGACAATGTTACTGTCGCTTCTGCTGTCGCTACTGAGGTTGACGGGCAGAATGTAGTTATCGATTCCGAAGGAATTGAATTTGTCGATGCAGAGGGCAATCCCGTCGAAGAGGGCGGCATTCCTCAAGTAACCAGATTTATTTCCGGGGGAGAGGCTGCGGTCACTATTGATGGTGAAGCGGTGAGTATCCCCAGCGGAGCCAGTATTGAGGTTGGCAACAGTCGGATTTACAGAAGTGGTAGTGGTAGATATACCATCGTCTATGCTGGCGAAGATGGCGTAGTCAATGACGGAGACGACCAGTTAGTTGTCAATTATACACGACCGGGAACGATAAGCATAGTCGATGTTTATCTCGGTGATGAAAAGCAAGGACAGATTACAGGATTGTTAGGCAATCTCGATGGCAACCCCGACAATGATGTTGCCCTGCGCGACGGCACTGTCTTACCCCGTCCTCTAGAATTCGATCGCCTCTATGGTGAATATCGCGATGACTATCGTGTCTCTAGCATTGATGAATCTTTGTTTACCTACGAGTCAGGACAAAACCCCAATACTTTTTACAATCCTAACTTCCCCGAAGAACCCTACACCTACGCCGATCTTAGTCCAGCATTAAAAGCTATAGGAGATGCGGCAGCTCTAGAGGCGGGATACGAACCAGGAACCTATGCCTTTGAATCGGCAGCTTTTGATTTTGCCGTTACCCGCGATCCTGCATTCCTAGAAAGGTCGGAAACAGACCCTACTGCTAATGGAGTAGCAATTATCGATTCTGGAGATGGCGGCATCGGTACGGGGACTGCTTCCATTCAGGGTATAAAGTTTAACGACTTAAATGGTAATGGTGTCCGCGATACAGAGTTAGTACAGGGAGAAAATCCCGATGTCTTGTTTGTGATTGACGTGTCTCGTAGTACTACTCAAGAAAGTTTTCAAGGAACATCAGTTGGAAACGTTAACGCAGATGTATTCACCGATACAATTCTTGATGCCGAAATAGCTGGTTTTATCGCTCTTAACCAAAGGCTAATCGAGCAAGGTTTAGGAGATAAAGTAAATGTAGGAATCATTTCTTTTTCAGGTAGCGCATCTCAGAAAGACTTGGATTTACAAGCTGATGGTATTCAGATAACAACTACTCCTAATGCTGATACTGACGGTAATGGAACTCCAGATGTAGAAGATGTCTTGAGTTCTCTTGTTTCTATTACCTCCACTAATTTCGAGAGAGCCTTGCAAACTTCTGAAGCATTTTTTAACTCTTTGGGAACAGAACCTGGAAACGGTAATTTGATTTTTCTTTCTGATGGAGAAAATGAGATTGGTGGTACTTTTGATGATGAAGTCGAACGCTTAAATAATCTTGGCGTAAATCTCTCTGCTTTTGGAGCTGGCGAGAGTGCTTCTTTAGAAGATCTGCAAATTATCGACCCCGATGCAGAAATTTTTACCTCCACAGATGAACTTCTAGATGTCTTCGCCGGTCTTAACAATACGGTAGGTGGCGGTGACTCACAAAGTTTACTAGAACCAGGATTAGAAGGAGTTAGTATTTATCTAGACCTTAATGAGAATGGTGTATTAGATGACGGCGAACCCTCTCAAGTAACTGACGAAAATGGTCAATATTTATTTACCAACTTAGCAGCAGGTACTTATACGGTTCGCGAAGTAGTTCCCGATGGTTCATTTCAAACTGCACCTATAGACGAACAATTTACCATTGAATTGGGCGTAGGAGAAACGATTGAAGAAATCAATTTTGGTAATACTGTAGATAGTTTTGTTAATTTGATATTTAACTCTCAAACTGACATTCCAAATTTGATAGTAGCAAATACTACTGGGAGCGGAGTATAG